In the genome of Natronorubrum daqingense, the window GCGATCACGACGATTGGTCGAGCACCCGAGTAACGTCCTCTACAACGAACACCCAACACGAACGAACGCCACGACACGTTCGATCACGTCGCCTCGTCCTTGAGCGTCGCGAGCCGATATCCGTCGACGGAGAGCGTCACTGCAACTGTCTCTCCTGACTCGAGTGCGGGATCGTTCGTCTCGGCAATCGTGAACGCCGCACGTTCGCCCGGCTCCCATTCGGTGTCGCCTTCGGCGTTGAACGGTCCGTCCGGAGTCCCGTCGAACCCGTCCGCGCCGACGAACGGAACCGGCGGCTGGGCGGCAAGTTCGTCGCCATCGATGTCGACGATTAGTTCCGCTTCGCTCACATCGATCGTCTCGCCACCGTCGTGGTCGATCGTTATCGTCGAACTCTCGCCGTCTGCCGTCATCGAAAACGCCGCTGTCGGTGGACTCGAGTCGAGCGACCACGTACTAGCTCCGACGGCGACCATCGTCGCGAGCGCGACCGTCACCCCGAGCAATGCAACGATACCTACCAGTCGACTGATCGCTCGAGCGTCGGTGTGAAAACCGGATCTTGCTGATTTGCCACTGTTATAGCCACTCTCCGTACTAACTTCCTGGCCAGAACGCGTCGAATCACTCGAGTGAGGGCGATCGATCACGCACCAACGTGGCCGCTCGTTCCGATATAAACGTTCGGC includes:
- a CDS encoding type IV pilin N-terminal domain-containing protein, producing MIDRPHSSDSTRSGQEVSTESGYNSGKSARSGFHTDARAISRLVGIVALLGVTVALATMVAVGASTWSLDSSPPTAAFSMTADGESSTITIDHDGGETIDVSEAELIVDIDGDELAAQPPVPFVGADGFDGTPDGPFNAEGDTEWEPGERAAFTIAETNDPALESGETVAVTLSVDGYRLATLKDEAT